In Camelina sativa cultivar DH55 chromosome 17, Cs, whole genome shotgun sequence, the genomic stretch TAACCCGCAGTATATGTGAGTGCGTGTCTCTATGTCTAGTACATTATGTTGTAGGAGAGGAAACTATATTGAATTAGAGAGATTAGTTCAAGTTTACAACATATGATCACTGATGATAAGTTCTAGTTCACGGTTGACAAATCCCTTCACAACTCTAATGTTCAAAACTTGGGATTTGGGAAGAATGGATAGTTACCAGCAGTCAAACACGCTAGACTTTGTACTCGCCGACGTGCATCCATTTGGTAGATGACCACTTGTTCCCTCTAATCACAGGACATCCACCTGGAattatcaaaacatatattagCAACCACACGCTCAATggtataggaaaaaaaaaacaagatctgAAAAGTGTTCGGAATGATATTCAAAAAACCGAAGGTAGTTTACCATGCAAACTTGTAGGATCCAATGTAGCATCAGGCCTCATGCTCCAGAAAAGCAATGCATCGCCCATTCTCGGCTTTACAGAAAGTCCCTTTTTCCCACACTCAGAGAGCTCATTATACCATGGTACAGAACTAAAATTCATATTGGCAGAAGGAAAAACTGTTTCACCGCCTTCTTCAACATCCGACCTGTAGAATAATGGGTTTGGAAGACAAGATTGGTAAATACAAAGAACCTAACAACCTTAAAAACAAAAGCGAAGAGTTGAGAAAATCTTACAGATACATAAGCATTGTAGCCATACGTTGACCTCCATTTTTAGTGTTGAACgtatcaacaaaataatcatAGTGTGGTTCATACTTTTGCCCTGCTTCGTAGTGAAGAACTTGAAGTCCTTCACCATGATCTGCACATTCATCATACAAGAAAAAGATGCACACATTCATAAATGATCTCATTTTGACACTTCATCACAAATATAACAGATGAAACGCATCAATCTATACATGAACAAAATTCCAGAGATAACGAACAGTCCAAAAAAACTGCAATTGATCATTGATCTCATACCTGCTGGAATAAAGGTGTAATCAGCTATTCTTTTCTCAAtggttttaatgattttgtccCTTCCTCTCCTAAGGAAAGTCCCTGAGCTTGTACGCACCCTGAAGGTTTAAcacaaaaaatcatcaaaaacaatCCATAATGCTTTGCTTGATAAATTGTTTTATAGAGAAGATTTATCTGAGACATGATGAAACAATCATCAGACACCGAACCTGCTATCCTTGCTCTTGCCGGTTTGGCTATCTACAACAGTTGACTTCTTCATATGTGGTTTGGCAAGACTGATTAAATATTCACATTCTTCCTTGGACTGgtcaaatcaaatcaatcattcaatcaataaattaatcttcaagttttgatttttaatttggttccaACATGCATCAATTTCTAATTAACAGACTAAAACATCATCAAACTGAAAAACCCAACACACAGATTAGCTTGAACAATGAACAAGACCCATGAGTTGCAGCAATCAAATATTCAATTTAATACAAGAACACTAACCAAGAAGTTATGGTAAACGAAAGCTCGAGGCTCCCAAGAAAGCACTTCAGTCCACTGGTCTCCTCTCGTCCCAAGTCCCTCACTTCTGTATTCCAAAATGAAACAACTTTTTAATCATAAGGGAGAGATCAATGAATAGGGAAATTTCAGGGTTTCATGCAATAATAGAGTAGGCTTGTTTTCACACCTCTCAGTGGCAGCTCGTCGGAAATAAGAGAGATCAATAGGAGAAGAatcgtcgttgttgttgttgtttgtgataGGAAGAGAGAAAACACCAAAAGCCAAAAGCATTAAGAGAACAATCGTTAACATAAACAACATAAACAGAACCAACATCAATGTCGACCATTTCCTCGCTTGAAATCTCGACTGTCTCACTTTCGCCATCCAAGATCGATTTCACCCCAACAACAAAtctattaaatttgtaaaacgAAATAGAGAGATCGAAACAAACAGCGAATCCTAAAACCTCTCTTTGAGATgcagaaaacaagaaagagagatcaaatcaaatatttatatttcgGGAAAGTAAATAacgtttcttcctttttgtaataagaagaagaaaaaggattctctctctctctgcgttCCTCAGTTCTAACGTTATGAAATGACATATTTACCCTTGGATACGTGATGATGTGGCTCTATTTTATGTTGGGTAAAGAGGGGTGATTTTGTCATTTAAAATTGGGAtttggttcttttttctttcccagCACAATGTTTTATTACACCtgatgaattcaaaccaatGGGCTATTTTGTTGATTACTACATTTCCATACAAAACTACATATATAGTCTTTATCTTTGACTACAAAAATCTACAATATTTATGgtatttcttttttccttttttaattagtcaattcaaaattattattaattttcatggaaatatatatagtaaccaaatttttcaaaagaattcaaaaaaaaaacatatagtaaCCAATCCTAATAAAAATGTACTGTATTCACAAAAGTTGGTACAGAAATAATGTCCTTTCTCGTTGTTAAATCTTACTAAATGTAATGACAAAGACACAGATATTTACTCactaccaacaaaaaaaaaaaaaaaaNNNNNNNNNNNNNNNNNNNNNNNNNNNNNNNNNNNNNNNNNNNNNNNNNNNNNNNNNNNNNNNNNNNNNNNNNNNNNNNNNNNNNNNNNNNNNNNNNNNNNNNNNNNNNNNNNNNNNNNNNNNNNNNNNNNNNNNNNNNNNNNNNNNNNNNNNNNNNNNNNNNNNNNNNNNNNNNNNNNNNNNNNNNNNNNNNNNNNNNNNNNNNNNNNNNNNNNNNNNNNNNNNNNNNNNNNNNNNNNNNNNNNNNNNNNNNNNNNNNNNNNNNNNNNNNNNNNNNNNNNNNNNNNNNNNNNNNNNNNNNNNNNNNNNNNNNNNNNNNNNNNNNNNNNNNNNNNNNNNNNNNNNNNNNNNNNNNNNNNNNNNNNNNNNNNNNNNNNNNNNNNNNNNNNNNNNNNNNNNNNNNNNNNNNNNNNNNNNNNNNNNNNNNNNNNNNNNNNNNNNNNNNNNNNNNNNNNNNNNNNNNNNNNNNNNNNNNNNNNNNNNNNNNNNNNNNNNNNNNNNNNNNNNNNNNNNNNNNNNNNNNNNNNNNNNNNNNNNNNNNNNNNNNNNNNNNNNNNNNNNNNNNNNNNNNNNNNNNNNNNNNNNNNNNNNNNNNNNNNNNNNNNNNNNNNNNNNNNNNNNNNNNNNNNNNNNNNNNNNNNNNNNNNNNNNNNNNNNNNNNNNNNNNNNNNNNNNNNNNNNNNNNNNNNNNNNNNNNNNNNNNNNNNNNNNNNNNNNNNNNNNNNNNNNNNNNNNNNNNNNNNNNNNNNNNNNNNNNNNNNNNNNNNNNNNNNNNNNNNNNNNNNNNNNNNNNNNNNNNNNNNNNNNNNNNNNNNNNNNNNNNNNNNNNNNNNNNNNNNNNNNNNNNNNNNNNNNNNNNNNNNNNNNNNNNNNNNNNNNNNNNNNNNNNNNNNNNNNNNNNNNNNNNNNNNNNNNNNNNNNNNNNNNNNNNNNNNNNNNNNNNNNNNNNNNNNNNNNNNNNNNNNNNNNNNNNNNNNNNNNNNNNNNNNNNNNNNNNNNNNNNNNNNNNNNNNNNNNNNNNNNNNNNNNNNNNNNNNNNNNNNNNNNNNNNNNNNNNNNNNNNNNNNNNNNNNNNNNNNNNNNNNNNNNNNNNNNNNNNNNNNNNNNNNNNNNNNNNNNNNNNNNNNNNNNNNNNNNNNNNNNNNNNNNNNNNNNNNNNNNNNNNNNNNNNNNNNNNNNNNNNNNNNNNNNNNNNNNNNNNNNNNNNNNNNNNNNNNNNNNNNNNNNNNNNNNNNNNNNNNNNNNNNNNNNNNNNNNNNNNNNNNNNNNNNNNNNNNNNNNNNNNNNNNNNNNNNNNNNNNNNNNNNNNNNNNNNNNNNNNNNNNNNNNNNNNNNNNNNNNN encodes the following:
- the LOC104756381 gene encoding probable prolyl 4-hydroxylase 3 yields the protein MAKVRQSRFQARKWSTLMLVLFMLFMLTIVLLMLLAFGVFSLPITNNNNNDDSSPIDLSYFRRAATERSEGLGTRGDQWTEVLSWEPRAFVYHNFLSKEECEYLISLAKPHMKKSTVVDSQTGKSKDSRVRTSSGTFLRRGRDKIIKTIEKRIADYTFIPADHGEGLQVLHYEAGQKYEPHYDYFVDTFNTKNGGQRMATMLMYLSDVEEGGETVFPSANMNFSSVPWYNELSECGKKGLSVKPRMGDALLFWSMRPDATLDPTSLHGGCPVIRGNKWSSTKWMHVGEYKV